One window of the Rhipicephalus sanguineus isolate Rsan-2018 chromosome 4, BIME_Rsan_1.4, whole genome shotgun sequence genome contains the following:
- the LOC119391673 gene encoding uncharacterized protein LOC119391673, with protein sequence MGGVVQRPRIYQKTKPTMQEITTLEDNYVRCLELLIGDDKFSAGDSFSIADIAVTAHLPMALESFVDPAKFPKLASYYERVKREQLYFEEIYRPALNVIKEMKASLK encoded by the exons ATGGGCGGTGTTGTGCAGCGCCCTCGCATCTATCAGAAGACCAAGCCAACGATGCAGGAGATTACAACACTTGAAGACAACTATGTCCGATGCCTTGAGCTCCTCATTGGGGACGACAAGTTCTCAGCGGGAGACTCCTTCAGCATTGCAGACATCGCCGTGACGGCGCACCTTCCGATGGCGCTTGAG AGCTTCGTGGACCCTGCAAAGTTTCCGAAACTGGCAAGTTACTATGAACGTGTCAAGCGCGAGCAGCTTTACTTCGAAGAAATCTACAGGCCAGCTCTAAATGTCATCAAGGAGATGAAGGCCAGCTTGAAATAG